GAAATCGGCGTCTGGAAAGGTAAATCCAGCGCCTTTATGAACGCCCTCTGCCAGGGTAACCGCCGCATTATCAGCATCGACCCGATGGAATTAACGAACCAGCCTCTGGAGTTAGGTTTCTACCACGAGCATATTTTCCCGCAAGTCACGCTGATACGCGGTTATTCACAGCACAGTATTGAACGGGTAATGGCGCTGGAGCCGAAAACCATTCTGCTGCATATTGACGGCGGCCACCTGAAAGAGCATGTTCTTACCGATTTCCTGCTGTATGCGCCAACCGTGGTCAGCGGTGGATTTATTGTGTTCGATGATTATCGTGACTTCATTTACTCTCCGGAAGTCGGACCCGCAGTTGACCTGCTGCGCGCAGGCGGCTTCTTTAACGGATTCGACGTTATTGGTAGCGTTCCGGGCTTTGAAAACAGCTACCTTTTGCAAAAAAAATAAACAGTACACACAAAGCGTTGTTTGTAGTGCTTGTATTTTTTCGCCGTCCTTCGGGGCGGCTTTTTTATTCTCATCGCCCGGCGAGTGGATTATGCTTTCACTCTTACTGTTTGTTATCGGGAGAGATCATGTCTGAAATTGCCAGCCGCGACGTCCACCAGCATCTGTTGACCCTGCTTGAGCAGCAACAGGCACGTTTTCAGGTCGTCGAGCACGACGCCGTCGGTAAATGCGAAGCGGTCAGTGAAATTCGTGGCACCGCCCTGGGCCAGGGTGCCAAAGCGCTGGTATGCAAAATTAAAGGGAACGGCGTGAAAAAGCATGTGCTGGCGATCCTTGCCGCCGACCTGCAAGCCGATCTCAGCCGCCTGGCACAGCATTTTGGTGGGCTGAAAGCCTCGCTGGCCAGTCCGCTGGAAGTGGAAGAACTCACCGCCTGCGTCTTCGGCGCTATTCCGCCGTTTAGCTTTCATCCGGATCTGCATCTGGTGGCCGACCCGGTACTGTTTCAGCGCTTTGACAATATCGCCTTCAACGCCGGTCTGCTGGAAAAATCAGTGATTATGGATACACAAGACTACCTGCGCATTGCGCAGCCGGAAATTGTCGATTTCCGCCGTCTGTCCGCGTGATGAACCGGTTACCACTCCGAGCGTTCCAGTATTAACACGCAAATCACCAGCCCAACGGCCAGCGTCGTAAACAGTGCGGTAAGAACATAGATATCTGATGGCATGATAGCGGCTCGCAGTTGCCTGAAATTTCACCCGTCGATGCGCTATTCATAAGCGCCGAACATGACTGTTCCATGACAAATTGACAGGGTTTAGGTAAAAAAATCGCTTCGCACTCTGGCAACTGCCCGAAATTAGCCGTACGAAAGAAAAAAGCCTGCCTCATCATCCGTTTATGCGTAGAGTGAACAGGCTTCTTTTTTTGGCAAGGAACCTCTGCATGTTTGATAGCACACTGTTTATTTTACTCGCGCTCGCCGCGCTGGGATTTGTCAGCCACAACACCACTGTCGCCGTCTCCATTCTGGTGCTGATTATTGTCCGTATCACGCCGCTGAATACCTTCTTCCCGTGGATAGAAAAACAGGGGCTGACAGTGGGGATTATTATTCTGACGATTGGCGTGATGGCGCCGATTGCCAGCGGCTCGCTGCCGCCATCCACCCTGCTGCACTCCTTCGTCAACTGGAAGTCGCTGGTGGCCATTGCGGTGGGTATCTTTGTCTCGTGGCTCGGTGGGCGCGGTGTGACATTGATGAGTACGCAGCCGTCGCTGGTGGCAGGGTTGCTGGTCGGCACCGTGCTGGGCGTGGCCCTGTTCCGGGGCGTTCCGGTCGGGCCACTGATTGCTGCCGGGCTGGTGTCGCTGCTAATTGGCCGGCAGTGAATAACGGCGCTGGTGGCGTTTGACGGCAAATTCCAGCGCACTGCACAGCAGGTAGTAGACCAGACCGGTAAAGATAAACAGCGCCGCAGGGTAGACCTGCACCCGGTTATTCACCTGCCCGGCCACGGTAGTCAGCTCCGGCACGTTGACGATAAACGCCAGCGAGGTGTCCTTCAGTAGCGCAACCAGCAACCCCACGTATGAGGGCAGCGCGTTGCGTAACGCCTGGGGTAGCAGCACCAGCCGCAGGGTTTGCACGCTGCTAAAACCGCTGCTCAGCGCCGCTTCGTACTGGCCGTCCGGCAACGCGCCCAGTGCCGCCAGCGTCGAATACATTACCGATGCCGAGGTAAACCACGCCAGCGCCAGCGTCACGGTCACCGCGCCGGGCAGATCCGTTCCTGTCAGCCACGGCAGTAAAAACCACAGCCAGAAAATCACGAAGATCAGCGGAATGCCGCGAATAATCTCCGCCCACAGAAACAGCGCCCTGCGCGGCCAGCCGCGAAAGCGCCAGGCGCAACAGGCCAGCAGCACGCCGCCGGGAAAGGCCAGCGCCGCCGCGCCAAACGTCATCAGCAGCGAGAGCAATACCCCGCCCGGTTCGCCCTGGGCCGCGCGTCCCCACAACAGATAATCGAGGTTATCGGTGATAACCGTAACGTTAGCGATCACGCTGACCTCCCGCCGCGCGGCGTAAAATCCGCCAGCTTTGCGACACATTGAACAGCACGCTCATCACCAGCCCCAGCAGCAGATAGAGCACGCTGCCAATGGCAAACGCTTCCAGCTCATGCGCGTTGTAACTTTCGATCTGCCGGGTCTGGTAGGTCAGCTCGCCAAGGCCAATCCCGGTGGCCAGCGAGGAGAGTTTCATCAGGTTGAGATATTGCCCCACCACCGGTTGCCAGGCATTATGTAACCCCTGAGGTAACAACACCCAGCGAAACAGCGCCAGCGGGCTGAACCCCTGCGACTCGGCCGCTTCAATTTGCCCGCGCGGAACTGCGTGCAGCCCGGCCTGAATCTCTTCCACCAGAAATGCGGCGGTAAACAGCCCTAACGCCCAGGCGGAGGAGAGAAATTCCGGGGTAAACCACCAGACATTGCCCGGCAGAATGCTGAATGCATGATCGTCATTCACGTACTGACGAAAACTCAGCGGTAACAGGTTCCAGGCGGCGAAATACCAGAACAGTAACTGCACCAGCAAAGGGGTGTTGCGAAACAGCGAAACCCACACCGCCACCGCTGCGCGCCCTGCTTTGCCGCCGGTCAACCGCAACGCCAGCAGCAGCACCGTCAGCGCCGTCGCCAGCAGCATACCGGCGAGGGTGACCCAAATGGTGGTGAGAAAACCGGAGAGGATCCATTGCGCGGGCTGCCCGGTCAGCACGCCTGCCCAGTCGAGATGCAGCGCCATCACAACTCCTTGTTATCTGCGTGCAGTGGGTTGAGCACTTTTTGCAGGAAACGCTGCGCGCGCGGGTGTTGCGGCGCGGAGAAGAACTGCGCCGGTGCCGCCTGCTCCAGGATCTCGCCGCCGTCGATAAAGATCACCCGATCGGCGATTTCACGGGCAAACTGCATCTCGTGGGTGACAACAATCAGCGTGATACCGCTGTGCGCCAGCGATTTCATCACCTGCAACACTTCACCAATCATCTCCGGATCCAGCGCCGAGGTCGGTTCATCAAACAGAATGATGTGCGGATCGGCCGCCAACGTGCGGGCAATCGCCACCCGCTGCTGCTGACCGCCGGAGAGCTGCGAGGGAAAGTGATGCGCTTTATCCTGCAATCCCACCCGCGCCAATAACGCCAGCGCGATAGCCTGCGCATCACCGGCACTTTTACCGTGAATGTGCCGCAGCGCCAGCGTGATATTGTCCAGCGCGTTGAGATGCGCATAGAGATTGAATTGCTGAAAGACAAAACCGACATGGCGACGCAGTTCACGCAGCGCGCGCCAGGAGAGTGTGCTGGTCGGTTGACCATCAACCTCAATCTCGCCGCTGCTCAGGGTTTCAAGCTGGTTGATCAGGCGGATCAGCGTGGATTTGCCGGAACCAGAGGGGCCGCATACCGCCAGCACTTCACCAGCGGCGACCTGTAAATCAATGCCATTCAGCACCACATTATCGCCATAGCGTTTTGTGACGCCGCGAAATGTCACCGTTCCTTTTTGCACGGGAAACGCCTCCGTGGCGGAAGCCACAGAGGCGGAAAACAGACCTGACAGCATATTACTTCGCTTCTATTTTAAAGCTGCGTGGAGCCGGGGTTTTAGTTTGCGGACCGAACCAGGTATCGTAGATTTTTGCCGCGTCGCCGCTCTTCTCAAGGTTCACCAGTTCATCATTCACCGCTTTCAGCAGCGCGGTTTCACCTTTCCCCACCCCTACGCCAATCTCCTCTTTCGACAGCAGATCCGGCAGGATTTTGAATTTGGCTTTATCCGGCGCTTCCGCCAGTAATCCGGCCAGAATGGTACTGTCCTGCGTAATCGCCTGTACGTTGCCATTACGCAGCGCGGTCAGCGCCAGCGGGATATCGTCATAGGCCAGCACGCGGGATTGCGGGAAGCGTTGGTGCAGCGCCTGTTCGCCGGTGGTGCCTTTCACTGCGCCGATGCGCGCTTTGCTGTAGGCCTCCAGTTTATCGGCAGCCGTTGCCGGGACGAGGAACTGCTGGCCGGTAACAAAATACGGCGTGGAGAAGTCAATCACCTGCGCGCGTTCCGGGGTGATGGTGATATCCGCAACAATCAGATCCACCTTGCCGGATTGCAGCAGCGGAATGCGGTTCGCCGGATTGGTCGCGACCAGCTCCAGTTTTACCCCGAGGCTTTTCGCCAACGCTTTAGCAAAATCGACGTCATAACCGACGATCTCGTGCGATTTCGGGTCAATCGCGCCAAACGGCGGGTTGGCATCGAAGGTCGCCACTTTGACGACACCGGCGGCTTTGATATCCGCCAGTTTGTCGGCATGCGCAGAAAATGAGAGTGCGGAAAGGAGTGCCAGTGCGCTGAGCGCGGTGATTTTTGTGTGTAATGAGGTTGCCATGCTTATCCTTATGCCCTGTTATTGTGGTGATTTCAGCGCTAAAGTCACATAACCCCATTCATCAGACAAATATCAAAAAGTGCATTGATTATCTGAAAATATTATTAAAAACAGATGCGCCATATAAATCACTTATCCATCATCACTCCACAGAACAAACCTTTTAAGACCTTATAAACACAAGGGAATAGAGAGCAGAAAATATTACTCTGTACCGAGGGTGGCCAGATAACGCCCCGGCGTCTGACCAAGCCCCTTTTTAAACATGGTAATAAAGGCTGTCGTTGAGTCGTACCCCAGCGTCTGGGCGACTTGCTGTACGGACTGGCCGCTAATCAACCGTTGCAGGGCGAGAATCAACTGCATCTGATGTCGCCAGCGGCGAAAACTGAGGCCCGTCTCCCGAACCACCAGCCGCGCCAGGTTACGCTCGCTCATGGCGAACACCTGCGCCCACTGCGCCAGCGTTTGTCGCTCAGCCGGGCTGGCCTCCATATGATCGACCATCTGGCGGATCTTCGGGTGCGCGGAAACAGGAAGCTGCAACTGCATCTGCGGTTGATCCGGCAATTCATCAAACAGCACCTGCACCAGCCGCTGCGTAGCAGGCTGGCGTCGCTGCGCTGGCGTTCGTGCGGCAAGCACCATAATCAACTCGCGTACCAGCGGCGAGATCTTCAGCGTACAGCAATGCTCTGGCATCACCACTGACCAGGGTTCGATAAATAAAAAGCAGAGCTGCGCGTTGGGGGTCGCGTGATTGCTGTGCGACACCCTACCTGGCAGCCACATGGCATGGTGCGGCGGCACCATCCAGCGTGCATGTTCAACTTCGCAGGTGATGGCCCCTTTCAGCGCCAGAATCAGTTGCCCCTTGCGGTGATAATGCGCAGGAATGCGCTGCTCTTCTGCCGCAACGGTGATACGAAAAGCCACCGCCGCTTCCTGTTGGCTGTCGGGATCGTAGCCGCCCAGTCCGAGTCCGTGCATTAAGTTGTCCGAAT
The Kosakonia oryzae genome window above contains:
- a CDS encoding class I SAM-dependent methyltransferase, coding for MIDLDDLKVFVQDPEIKGIIDTVWDDLGEAFVQAQAILPAEKAMPRRELSFHDHVKLLGYLCWLVNNANAAGDIIEIGVWKGKSSAFMNALCQGNRRIISIDPMELTNQPLELGFYHEHIFPQVTLIRGYSQHSIERVMALEPKTILLHIDGGHLKEHVLTDFLLYAPTVVSGGFIVFDDYRDFIYSPEVGPAVDLLRAGGFFNGFDVIGSVPGFENSYLLQKK
- a CDS encoding YbaK/prolyl-tRNA synthetase associated domain-containing protein, which codes for MSEIASRDVHQHLLTLLEQQQARFQVVEHDAVGKCEAVSEIRGTALGQGAKALVCKIKGNGVKKHVLAILAADLQADLSRLAQHFGGLKASLASPLEVEELTACVFGAIPPFSFHPDLHLVADPVLFQRFDNIAFNAGLLEKSVIMDTQDYLRIAQPEIVDFRRLSA
- a CDS encoding DUF441 domain-containing protein encodes the protein MFDSTLFILLALAALGFVSHNTTVAVSILVLIIVRITPLNTFFPWIEKQGLTVGIIILTIGVMAPIASGSLPPSTLLHSFVNWKSLVAIAVGIFVSWLGGRGVTLMSTQPSLVAGLLVGTVLGVALFRGVPVGPLIAAGLVSLLIGRQ
- a CDS encoding amino acid ABC transporter permease; the protein is MIANVTVITDNLDYLLWGRAAQGEPGGVLLSLLMTFGAAALAFPGGVLLACCAWRFRGWPRRALFLWAEIIRGIPLIFVIFWLWFLLPWLTGTDLPGAVTVTLALAWFTSASVMYSTLAALGALPDGQYEAALSSGFSSVQTLRLVLLPQALRNALPSYVGLLVALLKDTSLAFIVNVPELTTVAGQVNNRVQVYPAALFIFTGLVYYLLCSALEFAVKRHQRRYSLPAN
- a CDS encoding amino acid ABC transporter permease, coding for MALHLDWAGVLTGQPAQWILSGFLTTIWVTLAGMLLATALTVLLLALRLTGGKAGRAAVAVWVSLFRNTPLLVQLLFWYFAAWNLLPLSFRQYVNDDHAFSILPGNVWWFTPEFLSSAWALGLFTAAFLVEEIQAGLHAVPRGQIEAAESQGFSPLALFRWVLLPQGLHNAWQPVVGQYLNLMKLSSLATGIGLGELTYQTRQIESYNAHELEAFAIGSVLYLLLGLVMSVLFNVSQSWRILRRAAGGQRDR
- a CDS encoding amino acid ABC transporter ATP-binding protein — its product is MLSGLFSASVASATEAFPVQKGTVTFRGVTKRYGDNVVLNGIDLQVAAGEVLAVCGPSGSGKSTLIRLINQLETLSSGEIEVDGQPTSTLSWRALRELRRHVGFVFQQFNLYAHLNALDNITLALRHIHGKSAGDAQAIALALLARVGLQDKAHHFPSQLSGGQQQRVAIARTLAADPHIILFDEPTSALDPEMIGEVLQVMKSLAHSGITLIVVTHEMQFAREIADRVIFIDGGEILEQAAPAQFFSAPQHPRAQRFLQKVLNPLHADNKEL
- a CDS encoding ABC transporter substrate-binding protein translates to MATSLHTKITALSALALLSALSFSAHADKLADIKAAGVVKVATFDANPPFGAIDPKSHEIVGYDVDFAKALAKSLGVKLELVATNPANRIPLLQSGKVDLIVADITITPERAQVIDFSTPYFVTGQQFLVPATAADKLEAYSKARIGAVKGTTGEQALHQRFPQSRVLAYDDIPLALTALRNGNVQAITQDSTILAGLLAEAPDKAKFKILPDLLSKEEIGVGVGKGETALLKAVNDELVNLEKSGDAAKIYDTWFGPQTKTPAPRSFKIEAK
- a CDS encoding AraC family transcriptional regulator, which codes for MHGLGLGGYDPDSQQEAAVAFRITVAAEEQRIPAHYHRKGQLILALKGAITCEVEHARWMVPPHHAMWLPGRVSHSNHATPNAQLCFLFIEPWSVVMPEHCCTLKISPLVRELIMVLAARTPAQRRQPATQRLVQVLFDELPDQPQMQLQLPVSAHPKIRQMVDHMEASPAERQTLAQWAQVFAMSERNLARLVVRETGLSFRRWRHQMQLILALQRLISGQSVQQVAQTLGYDSTTAFITMFKKGLGQTPGRYLATLGTE